The Stigmatella aurantiaca DW4/3-1 genome contains the following window.
GCGGGCTCGTCAGCACCGCGTTCGGACGCACCTCGAACCGGACGCCCTGATCCAGGACACGGTCAAGGATGTCGACGAGGCTGGTGATTCCGGGATTTCGTGCGACAGGCATCCAGGACTCCTGCGGGGGGTGTCCTCCCGCCTTCCTTTCATAGCGCGCCCAGCCGTGGGCCCCTCAGGGTTTCGGCGAAGGTCCGCAAATGGCCAACACCTGAGTGTCCACTCTGTTGCCTCGGACACACCGCTCTACGCCGGAGTAGGAGAGCAGCCAGGGGAGCGGGCCCAGGCATGCGCCTTACCGGGCTCCGGAGCCATCCCTAGCCTTGGTCCATGAAGGACGAGCGAATCCACAAGTCTCTTTGGACAACGACGGCGCACGGCAGACGCTTCCCCCTCTTGCAGGGCGACCTGACGGTGGACGTGGTCATCGCCGGAGGCGGCATCACCGGCCTCACCACAGCCCTGTTGCTCAAGCGGGCCGGCAAGAAGGTGGCGGTGCTGGAGATGCACCGGTTGCTCTCTGGCCAGACCGGGCAGACCACCGCTCACCTCACGGAGTTGCTCGACACCCCCTACGCCACGCTGCGCTCGGACTTTGGCGAGCGGGGGGCGCGCATGGCCGCGGCCTCCAGCCGGGCGGCCATCGAGCAGATCGCCACGCTCGTGAAGGAACTGGGCATCGACTGTGGCTTCCAGCGCGTGCCGCTGTACCGCTATGCGGAAACCCACCTTCAGCTCCAGGAACTGGAGAAGGAGGTGGCCGCCGCGCAGGAAGCGGGGCTGATGGTCCGCTTCACCCAGGAGACGCCGCTGCCCTTTCCCGTGAAGGGCGCGCTGCGGTTGGAGGACCAGGCGCAGTTCCACCCGCGCGAGTACCTGCTGGCTCTCGCCGAGCAAATTGAAGGGGATGGGTGCTTCCTCTTCGAGGAGACGCGGGTGGTGGAGGTGCAGGACGGCACGCCCTGCCGCGTCATCACCGACCGGGGCACCGTGACGGCCGGAGAGGTGGTGGAGGCGACGAACAGCCCCCTCAACCGCGTCTTCATGCAGACGAAGATCTACCCGTACCGCACCTACGCCGTGGCCGGTCCGCTGGAAGGTCCCCTGGAGCCGGGCCTCTATTATGACAGCCAGGACCCCTACCACTACATCCGGACGCAGCGCGTCCAGGGCGTGAACTACCTCATCGTGGGCGGCGAGGACCACAAGGTGGGCACGGAGGAGAACACGCAGCAGCGCTTCGATGCCCTGGAGGCTTACGCACTGCGTCGCTTCCCAGTCTCGACCCTCACCCACCGTTGGTCTGGGCAGGTCATCGAACCCGCGGATGGTCTGGCGTACATCGGCCGCAACAGCGCTTCGAAGCACACCTGGGTGGCCACGGGTCTATCGGGAACGGGCCTGACGTGGGGAACGCTGGCCGGGATGATCCTCTCGGACCTTCTCCTCGGACGGCAGAACCCATACGCCGCGCTGTATGACGCCACGCGCGTGAAGGTGCGGGCGGGGGCCAAGGACTTCATCCAGGAGAACGCGGAGGTGGCGTTCCGTTTTGTCGCGGATCGCCTCTCCCGGCCGGATGGGTGCACGCTGTCCGAGGTGGCTCCGGGCGAGGGGAAGATCCTCGAGGTGGCCGGGCAGAAGATCGCCGTCTACCGGGAAGAGGGCGGCGCGTGCCATGCCGTGTCCCCGGTGTGCACGCACCTGGGCTGCCACGTGCATTGGAACAACGCCGAGCGCTCCTGGGACTGCCCATGCCATGGCGCCCGCTTCAGCCCCACCGGCCAGGTGCTCAACGGGCCGGCCGTGAAGGACCTCGCATCCAAGAAGCTTCCACCCGAGGCGAATGACGCACCATCAGACGGAGAGACACCATGAACGCCATTGACCTGCTCGAGGACCAGCACCAAGAGGTGAAGAAGCTTTTCAAGAAGTACGAGAGCCTGGGGGACGGCGCGGATGCGGAGCGCCGGGAGCTCTTCGAGAAGATCGCCGACCGGCTGGCGGCCCATACCTCCATCGAGGAGCTGTACTTCTATCCCTCGGTGAAGGCGGCCCGGACGGAGGAGCAGCTGTACGAGGCGGTCGAGGAGCACCTGGCCGCCAAGCGCATCATCGCGGACCTGCTCCAGATGAAGCCGGACAGCGAGTACTTCGACGCGAAGATGAAGGTGCTCCAGGAGAGCATCGACCACCACGTGGAAGAAGAAGAGGAGGAACTCTTTCCGAAGGTGCGCAAGCTCCTGACGGAGGAGCAACTGCTGGTGCTCGGCATCCAGATGAAAGAGGAGTTCGACGAAATCATGGAAGCCGAGCCGCGCTACGAAGTGCCGATGCAGACGGACGTCGCGGCCCCTATCTGAACTTGCGTGCAGTCCTCGCACGGGGGTGGCAGCATGGTCCGCCATGCCCGCCCCCCCGCGCGCCGCCGTGTCCTTGCCCGAGGCCTTTACCCTGTCTGCTCGCCGGGCGCTGGCCCGTGCCGACCCCACGCTGGCCGCCCTGATGCGGAAGGTGGGGCCCTTCCGGCTCGAGCTCAAGCCGCTGCTCAGCCCCTTCGAGGCACTGGCTGAGTCCATCGTCTACCAGCAGCTTCACGGCCGCGCGGCGGCCGCCATCTTCGCCCGGCTGTGTGAGCGGGTGGGGAGTGGCACGGGCCTCACGCCCGAGGCCCTCCTGGCCACGCCGGACGATGCGCTGAGGGCCGCCGGGGTGTCGGGCCCCAAGGCCGCGGCGCTGAAGGATCTGGCCGAGAAGACCCGGGCGGGAACGGTGCCCTCCCTGGCCCAGGTGCGGCGTCTGAGTGACGAGGCGCTCATCGAGCGGTTCTCCGCGGTGCGCGGCATTGGCCAGTGGACGGTGGAGATGCTGCTCATCTTCCGCCTCGGCCGGCCGGACGTGCTACCCGTGGACGATTACGCCATCCGCAAGGGCTTCATGTTCCTTCAGGGCTTGAAGGAGTCTCCTCGGCCCCGGGAGGTGCTGGCGTACGGAGAGCGGTGGCGTCCCTGGCGCAGCGTGGCGAGTTGGTACCTGTGGCGCTCGTTGGAGCTGCCGGAGATCCAGGAAGCCTCCCGCCGCGCCAAGAAGGACTGACGGCGCAGCGCTGCTGGGCCAGGCACGCAGGGCCAGTTCCCGCTTGCCTGCTCCATCGCCAAGAGAGGGAGACGCGTGTTGCCGCCGCGCCGCAGCGTCCTCACCCCTTACGGCAAAGGAGCATAACCCGCATGAGAGCATTGACCTATCAGGGCCCCTCCAAGGTTCGTGTGGAGAACAAGCCCGACCCGCGCATCGAGCATCCCCAGGACGTCATCTTGAAGGTAACCCGGGCGGCGATCTGTGGCTCGGACCTTCACCTTTTGCACGGCCTGGTGCCGGACACCCGCGTGGGCTGTACCTTCGGCCACGAGTTCACCGGCGTGGTCGAGGACATGGGCCGCGAGGTGAAGAGCCTGCGCCAGGGGGACCGCGTCGTGGTGCCCTTCAACATCTCTTGCGGCTCCTGCTTCTATTGCCAGCGCCACCTGACGGCCCTCTGTGAGAACTCCAACCCGGCCAGCGATGTGGCCTCGGGGGTGTACGGCTATTCGCACACCACGGGCGGATTCGAGGGAGGGCAGGCCGAGTATGTGCGCGTGCCCTATGCGGACGTGGGGCCGATGAAGATTCCAGACGACATGGACGAGGAGGAGGTGCTCTTTCTCAGCGACATCTTCCCCACTGGCTACCAGGGCGCGGAGATGGGGGAGATCAAGGCCGGTGAGACGGTGGTGGTCTTTGGCGCGGGCCCCGTGGGCCTGTTTGCCATGAAGTCCGCGTGGCTGATGGGCGCGGGCCGTGTCATCGCGGTGGACCACATCCCCTACCGGCTGGCCTTCGCCGAGCAGTACGCGAAGGTGGAGACGGTGAACTTCAAGGAAGTGGGCGACGTGGTGATGCACCTCCGGGAGATGTGTGGCGGCCGGGGCGCGGACGTGTGCATCGACGCGGTGGGCATGGAGGCGGACGGCTCGAAGATGCACACCGTGCTGGGCCTGGTGATGAAGGCGGAGGCGGGAGCGCCCACCGCCATCAACTGGTGCATCGACACCGTGCGCAAGGGGGGCAACGTCTCCATCATCGGCGTGTATGGGCCCCCCTGGAACCTGGTGTCGATCGGCACGGCGATGAACAAGGGGCTCACGCTGCGGATGAACCAGTGCAACGTGCGCCGCTACATGCCCCACCTGCTGGAGCACATCCGCTCCGGCCGCGTGGATGCCAAGGGCATCATCACCCACCGCTTCTCGCTGGAGGATGCGCCCCAGGCCTACCACCTGTTCGCCCAGAAGCGGGACAACTGCGTGAAGTGCGTCCTGGCGCCTCACGGCCACGCGTGACGAGGGGAGACAGCCATGCAGAACTCAACGATCAAGGGCAGGGGAGTGGATGCGGCTCCGGAGCAGCGGCCCGGCGTGCCCATGGAGACCGAGCCGCAGCCGCTGGCGGGCGCACAGTCTCCCATCACGCAACAGCACACGGATGTCCCCGTGTTCAAGCATGGGGGCCGGGCGCAGATGCCGCCCGTGTATGGGACGGCGATTCCCCCGAAGGGCCTGAGCGGTGCGGTGCGCAAGGTGGCCTACCGCTACCCGGACCACTGGACGCGGCACTGGATGATGCTGCTCGCGGCGGACCGGATGGATGTGTGGGAGCACCGGCTCCGGAGGTTTCTTCCCGCGGGCCTCGCCGTGGCATCGGTCGCCGCCATCGGCGGGCTGACGTGGAAGTTCACCCGTCGCTAGGCAGCGCTTGAGGTGGACTGCTCCGGGGGCGCTGTCGCAGTCCCCGGAGCGGCACCAGCAGGAAGAGGAAGGCCACGGAGAGGGCGGTGCCCAGGAGAAACGCCTGGGCATAGCTCCAGTGCGCGGCCCCCACGAGCAATCCGCCGATGGGGCCTCCGGGGGCCTTGCCCAGCACCTCGATGCTGGCGAACAGCGTGTAGTGGGTGGCGCCGATGCGCGGGTCCACCTGCGACATCATGAAGGCGAACATCACGGTGGTCAGCGCGCCGCCAAAGAACTCCTCGGCCATGGTGACGCCGATGATGCTGGGGTCGGAGACCCCCCACTGCGCCAGCCACCACCGGCCCGCCAGCGGCACGACGCGGAGCCCCGCGGTCAGCCAGAGGGCTCCCAGCAAGGGCATCCGGGTGGCGAGCAGCCCGCCGGCGGTGGAGCCGAGCAGCGAGGCGGCCATCCCCCATGTTCCCACCCAGAGGCCGATCTGTTCGGGACGAACCCCCACGTGAACCAGAAACACCTTGAAGAGCACATCCGACAGGGACTCGCCGAGCTTGTAGGTGGCGATGAAGAGCAGCACCCAGCCGGTGCCCGGCAGGAGGAACGCCTCCCGGAGCCGGGCCAGCACCTCGCGCCAGCTCGTCCGCTCCGAGGTGCGCTCCCGGGGCGCGGGCTCCCGGGCGAACAGCGTGATGAGGAAGACGGTGAGGCTGAGCCCCGCCATGGACAGGAACAAGCCGCGCCAGCCAATGGACTGGCTGGCCCAGACAAGGAGGCCCCCGCCGGTGAGCATTCCCAGCTTGTAGCCCACCACCTGCGCCGTGTTGCCCAGGCCCATCTCCTCGGGCCGCAGCAAGTCCACCGCCAGCCCATCCACCGCGATGTCCTGCGTGGCGGCCAGCAGGTTCATCAGGAAGATGAGGCCCAGCAGCACGGGCAAGGCCCCCTCGACGGGAACGAAAGCGGCCAGGGCACACGTGGCGGCCAGGGCCACCTGGAGCGGGAGGATCCAGGATTTGCGCCGGCCGATGCGCGGGGAGCCGTAGCGATCCACGAGCGGCGCCCAGAGCGCCTTGAACATCCAAGGCAGGGAGAGCAGCCCCAGAAAGCCGATGGCCGTGACCGAGACGCCCTGCGTCCGCAGGTAGACGGGCAGGGCGGTGGCCTGGAAGCCAAAGGGCATGCCCTGGACGAAGTAAAGCGCGCCGAGCAGGCCCAGTTTGGACGGAGAGAGCTTCACGGAGCCGAGGGCAACCGGGTGTACTGCATCACCATCGCTTCGAGCCGTGAGAGGGCCTTGTCCAACACCTCCATGGAGGGGCCGAACGACAGGCGCACGTAGGTGCGGAAGCGCGAGGCGCGGGCGCGGCGCTTGCCGGGGTTCACGTCGAAGAACTCCCCCGGCACGCAGATGATCTTCTGCTCCAGGGCCGCCCGGAAGAAGCCCATCCCGTCATTGAGGGGAGGGGGCAGCCCCGCCACGTTGCCCCAGACGTAGAACGTCCCATCCGGTGGGCGATCCGTGCGGATGCCCAGGCGCTCCAGCCGGGAGTGGAACCGGTCCCGCTTCTCGCGGAAGGCCGCGTTGATGGCCAGGGTCTCCGCCACCACGGGCTGCTCCTCCAACAAAGGGAGGGCGGCCCGCTGCAACGGCCGGGAGCCCCCGCCATCCAGGAAGCTGCCCGCGCTGGAGATGGCCTCGATGACCTGGCGGGGCGCGACCGTCCACGTCATCCGCCAGCCGGGATAACGCCAGTTCTTCGTGAAGCCGTCGAAAAGCACCACCGGATCCCGGTTCACGTCCTCCACGTAGCGCGCGGCGCTCTCGGTGGGCAGGTGCCCGGGACGCCCCGTCCACACGTAGTGGGAGTAGAACTCGTCGATGAGCAGCGCGCACTCCTGTTCGCGGGCCACACCCACCCAGCGCGCCAGCTCGTCGCCGTGCACCAACTTTCCCGTGGGATTGCAGGGGTTGGAGAAGAGCAGGGCGGACAG
Protein-coding sequences here:
- a CDS encoding hemerythrin domain-containing protein, which codes for MNAIDLLEDQHQEVKKLFKKYESLGDGADAERRELFEKIADRLAAHTSIEELYFYPSVKAARTEEQLYEAVEEHLAAKRIIADLLQMKPDSEYFDAKMKVLQESIDHHVEEEEEELFPKVRKLLTEEQLLVLGIQMKEEFDEIMEAEPRYEVPMQTDVAAPI
- a CDS encoding FAD-dependent oxidoreductase, with translation MKDERIHKSLWTTTAHGRRFPLLQGDLTVDVVIAGGGITGLTTALLLKRAGKKVAVLEMHRLLSGQTGQTTAHLTELLDTPYATLRSDFGERGARMAAASSRAAIEQIATLVKELGIDCGFQRVPLYRYAETHLQLQELEKEVAAAQEAGLMVRFTQETPLPFPVKGALRLEDQAQFHPREYLLALAEQIEGDGCFLFEETRVVEVQDGTPCRVITDRGTVTAGEVVEATNSPLNRVFMQTKIYPYRTYAVAGPLEGPLEPGLYYDSQDPYHYIRTQRVQGVNYLIVGGEDHKVGTEENTQQRFDALEAYALRRFPVSTLTHRWSGQVIEPADGLAYIGRNSASKHTWVATGLSGTGLTWGTLAGMILSDLLLGRQNPYAALYDATRVKVRAGAKDFIQENAEVAFRFVADRLSRPDGCTLSEVAPGEGKILEVAGQKIAVYREEGGACHAVSPVCTHLGCHVHWNNAERSWDCPCHGARFSPTGQVLNGPAVKDLASKKLPPEANDAPSDGETP
- a CDS encoding MFS transporter encodes the protein MKLSPSKLGLLGALYFVQGMPFGFQATALPVYLRTQGVSVTAIGFLGLLSLPWMFKALWAPLVDRYGSPRIGRRKSWILPLQVALAATCALAAFVPVEGALPVLLGLIFLMNLLAATQDIAVDGLAVDLLRPEEMGLGNTAQVVGYKLGMLTGGGLLVWASQSIGWRGLFLSMAGLSLTVFLITLFAREPAPRERTSERTSWREVLARLREAFLLPGTGWVLLFIATYKLGESLSDVLFKVFLVHVGVRPEQIGLWVGTWGMAASLLGSTAGGLLATRMPLLGALWLTAGLRVVPLAGRWWLAQWGVSDPSIIGVTMAEEFFGGALTTVMFAFMMSQVDPRIGATHYTLFASIEVLGKAPGGPIGGLLVGAAHWSYAQAFLLGTALSVAFLFLLVPLRGLRQRPRSSPPQALPSDG
- a CDS encoding zinc-dependent alcohol dehydrogenase, coding for MRALTYQGPSKVRVENKPDPRIEHPQDVILKVTRAAICGSDLHLLHGLVPDTRVGCTFGHEFTGVVEDMGREVKSLRQGDRVVVPFNISCGSCFYCQRHLTALCENSNPASDVASGVYGYSHTTGGFEGGQAEYVRVPYADVGPMKIPDDMDEEEVLFLSDIFPTGYQGAEMGEIKAGETVVVFGAGPVGLFAMKSAWLMGAGRVIAVDHIPYRLAFAEQYAKVETVNFKEVGDVVMHLREMCGGRGADVCIDAVGMEADGSKMHTVLGLVMKAEAGAPTAINWCIDTVRKGGNVSIIGVYGPPWNLVSIGTAMNKGLTLRMNQCNVRRYMPHLLEHIRSGRVDAKGIITHRFSLEDAPQAYHLFAQKRDNCVKCVLAPHGHA
- a CDS encoding pyridoxal phosphate-dependent aminotransferase — translated: MSEETPIPAFRTVPRTGVIYVTTEAGRRGYRPSDPEWCNLGQGQPETGELPGAPPRVGHVSVDVGDLEYAPVAGLWEVREAVASLYNRLYRRGMPSQYSAENVCLSGGGRAALTRAAASLGAVNLGHFLPDYTAYEELLDVFKAFTSIPILLEGERGYAFTHEDLRREVQGRGLSALLFSNPCNPTGKLVHGDELARWVGVAREQECALLIDEFYSHYVWTGRPGHLPTESAARYVEDVNRDPVVLFDGFTKNWRYPGWRMTWTVAPRQVIEAISSAGSFLDGGGSRPLQRAALPLLEEQPVVAETLAINAAFREKRDRFHSRLERLGIRTDRPPDGTFYVWGNVAGLPPPLNDGMGFFRAALEQKIICVPGEFFDVNPGKRRARASRFRTYVRLSFGPSMEVLDKALSRLEAMVMQYTRLPSAP
- a CDS encoding DNA-3-methyladenine glycosylase family protein gives rise to the protein MPAPPRAAVSLPEAFTLSARRALARADPTLAALMRKVGPFRLELKPLLSPFEALAESIVYQQLHGRAAAAIFARLCERVGSGTGLTPEALLATPDDALRAAGVSGPKAAALKDLAEKTRAGTVPSLAQVRRLSDEALIERFSAVRGIGQWTVEMLLIFRLGRPDVLPVDDYAIRKGFMFLQGLKESPRPREVLAYGERWRPWRSVASWYLWRSLELPEIQEASRRAKKD